Proteins encoded within one genomic window of Panicum virgatum strain AP13 chromosome 1N, P.virgatum_v5, whole genome shotgun sequence:
- the LOC120657297 gene encoding lysine-specific histone demethylase 1 homolog 1-like: MEEGSDAQLPPPTHAEAAEQPPPVPMDQDESPEAAAEPMEDGETTAADASEAADPMEDGETAGDSAAAAEPMEDDAPTSSPTPSAPSATAAVDDSTIARKRRRRKKQFPGMIPTAGVRVLRGSSSSSAHTAAHLTGVPRRRGRPPTSSSLRLARELDSEALIALAAGFPADSLSEDEIVAAVLPRIGGAEQANYLVVRNHIVALWRSNPLSPIAPNAALASIRAEHAPLVAAAHSFLSEHAYINFGLAPAVLSLPPRSPPSYPPPSVLIIGAGLAGLGAARHLIALGFKVAIVEGRLRPGGRVFTKTMRSSAAEYPDTVAAADLGGSVLTGINGNPLGVIARQLGFPLHKVRDKCPLYLPDGRPVDPDMDARVEAAFNQLLDKVCQLRQVIADGVPHGVDLSLGMALEAFRAAHGVAAEHEERMLLDWHLANLEYANAAPLADLSMAFWDQDDPYEMGGDHCFIPGGNSQFVRALADGIPIFYGQNVQRIQYGRDGVMVHTDKQSFRGDMVLCTVPLGVLKKGDIKFVPELPAQKKEAIQRLGFGLLNKVVMLFPYDFWDGRIDTFGHLTEDSSQRGEFFLFYSYSSVSGGPLLIALVAGESAVKFEQASPMENVEKVLATLRKIFSPKGIEVPNPLQAICTRWGTDRFTYGSYSYVAIGASGDDYDILAESVHDRVFFAGEATNRRYPATMHGALLSGYREAANILRAARRRAKKVDSPEKMDINAEVKVDVNCEVKDNVKDSNIDLDDLFCSPDAVFGGFSVLHDPSTSEPDSISLLRVGIGARKLGSGSLFLYGLIMRKNVAVLAAIEGDEQRLGTMYRDFGTKLVGLDSLGDAGESLISRIKAASRK, from the coding sequence ATGGAGGAAGGCAGCGACGCGCAACTGCCGCCCCCAACCCACGCCGAAGCCGCCGAGCAGCCACCCCCCGTCCCAATGGACCAAGACGAGAGCCCGGAAGCAGCCGCAGAACCCATGGAGGACGGAGAAACCACCGCCGCAGATGCGTCCGAGGCCGCGGATCCAATGGAGGACGGGGAAACGGCAGGAGACtctgcggcggccgcggagcccaTGGAGGACGACGCGCCCACGTCTTCGCCGACCCCGTCGGCGCCGTCCGCCACCGCGGCCGTCGACGACTCCACCATCGCGcggaagcgccgccgccggaagaaGCAGTTCCCTGGTATGATTCCCACGGCCGGCGTCCGCGTCCTCCGcggatcctcctcctcctccgcccacaCCGCGGCGCATCTGACCGGCGTCccgcgccgccgggggcggcccccgacctcctcctccctccgcctGGCCCGGGAGCTCGACTCCGAGGCCCTCATCGCTCTCGCCGCGGGGTTCCCCGCGGACTCCCTCTCCGAGGACGAGATCGTTGCCGCCGTGCTCCCACGCATTGGCGGCGCCGAGCAGGCCAACTACCTCGTCGTTCGCAATCACATCGTCGCGCTCTGGCGCTCTAATCCCCTTTCCCCAATCGCACCCAACGCCGCGCTTGCTTCCATTCGCGCTGAGCACGCGCCCCTTGTTGCCGCGGCTCATTCCTTCTTGTCCGAGCACGCGTACATCAATTTCGGGCTCGCCCCCGCCGTCCTCTCGCTCCCCCCACGGTCTCCTCCATCCTATCCTCCGCCTTCGGTCCTAATTATTGGCGCTGGCCTTGCTGGTCTGGGCGCCGCGCGCCACCTTATAGCACTAGGCTTCAAGGTGGCCATCGTCGAAGGTCGACTACGACCCGGCGGCCGTGTGTTTACCAAGACAATGCGTTCATCTGCTGCAGAGTATCCCGATACAGTTGCTGCTGCTGACCTTGGAGGCAGCGTGCTCACCGGTATCAATGGGAACCCCCTTGGTGTCATTGCACGGCAGCTTGGATTCCCGCTCCACAAAGTGCGGGACAAATGCCCACTGTATCTTCCAGATGGCCGTCCAGTTGATCCCGACATGGATGCTCGTGTTGAGGCTGCTTTTAACCAGCTTCTGGACAAGGTTTGCCAGCTGAGGCAGGTGATTGCAGATGGTGTGCCACATGGTGTTGATTTGTCACTGGGCATGGCGCTTGAGGCATTTCGAGCAGCGCATGGTGTTGCAGCTGAGCATGAAGAAAGGATGCTTCTGGACTGGCATCTGGCGAACCTGGAGTATGCTAATGCTGCCCCTCTTGCTGATCTCTCCATGGCCTTCTGGGACCAGGATGATCCGTATGAAATGGGTGGAGACCACTGCTTTATTCCTGGTGGAAATTCTCAGTTTGTCCGCGCACTTGCTGATGGCATCCCGATATTCTATGGACAGAATGTGCAAAGGATACAGTATGGGCGTGATGGTGTGATGGTGCACACTGATAAGCAGTCGTTTCGTGGTGATATGGTTCTCTGTACAGTTCCTCTTGGCGTGCTCAAGAAGGGTGACATCAAGTTTGTGCCTGAGCTACCCGCTCAGAAGAAAGAGGCCATCCAGAGATTGGGTTTTGGTCTGCTTAACAAGGTTGTGATGCTGTTCCCTTATGATTTCTGGGATGGTAGGATTGATACATTTGGTCACTTGACAGAAGACTCTAGTCAGCGTGGCGAGTTCTTCCTGTTCTACAGCTATTCTTCTGTCTCAGGAGGGCCATTGCTCATTGCCCTTGTTGCTGGGGAATCCGCAGTCAAGTTTGAGCAGGCTTCACCAATGGAAAACGTTGAGAAGGTGCTGGCAACACTTAGGAAAATCTTTTCTCCCAAGGGGATTGAAGTTCCAAACCCATTGCAGGCAATATGCACTCGATGGGGTACCGACAGGTTTACTTATGGATCATACTCATATGTGGCTATTGGCGCTTCTGGTGATGACTATGACATTTTGGCTGAGAGTGTGCATGATAGAGTTTTCTTTGCTGGGGAGGCAACAAATAGGCGATACCCCGCTACAATGCATGGAGCCCTACTTAGTGGGTATAGGGAGGCTGCTAACATTTTAAGAGCAGCTAGAAGGAGAGCTAAAAAAGTGGACTCACCTGAGAAAATGGATATTAATGCTGAAGTAAAAGTTGATGTCAACTGTGAAGTCAAAGACAATGTTAAAGATAGCAACATTGATTTGGATGATCTCTTCTGTTCTCCTGATGCTGTATTTGGGGGTTTCTCAGTTCTCCATGATCCATCTACCTCTGAGCCCGATTCAATTTCCTTGCTGCGTGTTGGAATTGGTGCTAGAAAGCTAGGCTCTGGTTCACTTTTCCTCTATGGATTGATAATGAGAAAGAATGTAGCTGTGCTGGCTGCAATTGAGGGTGATGAACAACGGTTGGGTACAATGTACCGAGATTTTGGGACAAAACTCGTGGGATTGGATAGCTTGGGTGATGCTGGGGAAAGTCTTATCTCTCGGATAAAGGCTGCTTCTAGGAAATAA
- the LOC120657299 gene encoding RNA-binding protein 24-B-like yields MAASSSSSGGGGSPGHAPRGGGGGGGGGGGSGAPYHHHRSRFGDTTLTKVFVGGLAWETPSEGLRQHFEAYGEILEAVVITDRETGRSKGYGFVVFRDPDSAARAVQNPNPVIAGRRANCNIAAFGPPRPAQARGRGGGGGGRGAPAQDQPPLVVPYRLPSQMTPPPHGPAPVFYHPQYGYWYPPDYPYQQALYNPQVLQQYYLQMYGATSPSGPPYQYMGMGYMPGAPSPRTSFSPMQQPARPPFIQQTTALMEGSVPPGPSLPPNFRLQLPPHAVSRESDNASGSQPAPPTASDAATSTNNQEASGPVTSNSDPNTSN; encoded by the exons ATGGCGgcttcgtcgtcgtcctccggcggcggcggatccccgGGCCACGCgccccggggcggcggcggcggcggcggcggaggcggggggtccggggccccgtACCACCACCACCGGTCGCGGTTCGGCGACACGACGCTGACCAAGGTGTTCGTGGGGGGCCTGGCGTGGGAGACGCCGTCCGAGGGGCTGCGCCAGCACTTCGAGGCATACGGCGAGATACTCGAGGCCGTCGTCATCACCGATCGCGAGACCGGCCGGTCCAAGGGCTACGGCTTC GTGGTCTTCCGGGACCCCGactcggcggcgcgggcggtgcAGAACCCGAACCCGGTGATCGCCGGGCGGCGCGCCAACTGCAACATTGCGGCGTTCGGCCCGCCGCGGCCCGCGCAGGCGAGAG gtagaggaggtggaggaggaggccgcggggCCCCCGCGCAGGATCAGCCACCGCTTGTCGTGCCCTACAGGTTGCCGTCGCAGAtgaccccgccgccgcacggccCTGCCCCGGTGTTCTACCATCCCCAGTACGG GTACTGGTACCCACCTGATTATCCATACCAACAG GCATTGTACAATCCTCAAGTGCTGCAGCAGTACTACCTGCAGATGTATGGTGCAACCTCTCCTTCAGGACCACCCTACCAATACATGGGGATGGGATACATGCCTGGTGCCCCAAGTCCAAGGACTAGCTTCTCGCCGATGCAGCAACCTGCACGGCCACCATTCATTCAGCAGACAACAGCACTGATGGAGGGTTCTGTTCCACCAGGGCCTTCACTTCCGCCTAATTTCAGACTCCAGCTTCCCCCTCATGCAGTATCAAGGGAATCTGATAATGCATCCG GATCTCAACCAGCTCCGCCAACCGCTTCTGATGCAGCTACAAGCACAAACAACCAGGAAGCTTCAGGGCCTGTAACGTCAAATTCAGATCCAAACACCTCAAACTGA
- the LOC120657298 gene encoding 7-deoxyloganetin glucosyltransferase-like, translated as MGSNSRPHAVFLPYPAQGHVTPLLQLAKVLHARGFFITYVHSEYNRRRLLRSRGASALAGLDDFRFEAIPDGLPPSGNDDVTQDIPALCDSLSRSAAAPFGDLLARLNSTPGRPPVTCVVLDNFMSFAQRVANGMGILALVFCTMSACGFMGYVQFMELMDRGYVPLKDESYLTNGYLDTVLDWVPGMPGIRLRDFPSFIRTTDPNDFMVHFDGGEAQNARLAQGIIVNTFDELEQDVVDALRRIFPRVYTVGPLVTSVKTLARPDAAAIGGNLWKEDASCLRWLDARRPGSVVYVNFGSITVMTPAQLAEFAWGLASCGRPFLWVIRPDLVTGEKAAELPEEFFAVTKERGLFLSWCPQEEVLSHPSTGLFLTHSGWNSTLESICAGVPMICWSFFAEQTTNCRYACAKWDIGLEIDNNATREEVARLIKDAMDGEKGKDMNAKATMWKEKAVAATEEGGTSKVNIDRLVGFLLEGSVSTTTTAS; from the exons ATGGGCTCCAACTCGCGCCCCCACGCGGTGTTCCTCCCGTACCCGGCGCAGGGCCACGtcacgccgctgctgcagctcgCCAAGGTGCTGCACGCCAGGGGCTTCTTCATCACCTACGTCCACTCCGAGtacaaccgccgccgcctgcttcgGTCCCGGGGCGCGAGCGCCCTGGCGGGCCTCGACGACTTCCGGTTCGAGGCCATCCCCGACGGCCTGCCGCCGTCGGGCAACGACGACGTCACGCAGGACATCCCCGCGCTCTGCGACTCCCTgtcccggagcgccgccgcgccgttcgGGGACCTCCTGGCGAGGCTGAACAGcacgcccggccggccgccggtcaCCTGCGTCGTGCTGGACAACTTCATGAGCTTCGCGCAGAGGGTGGCCAACGGGATGGGCATCCTGGCGCTCGTGTTCTGTACCATGAGCGCGTGTGGCTTCATGGGCTACGTCCAGTTCATGGAGCTCATGGACAGAGGCTACGTGCCACTCAAAG ATGAGAGCTACCTGACCAACGGGTACCTGGACACGGTGCTCGACTGGGTGCCCGGGATGCCGGGCATCCGGCTGCGGGACTTCCCCAGCTTCATCCGCACCACGGACCCGAACGACTTCATGGTCCActtcgacggcggcgaggcccaGAACGCGCGCCTCGCGCAGGGGATCATCGTCAACACGTTCGACGAGCTGGAGCAGGACGTCGTCGACGCGCTGCGCCGCATCTTCCCGCGCGTCTACACCGTCGGCCCGCTCGTCACGTCCGTCAAGACCTTGGCCCGCCCCGACGCGGCCGCGATCGGCGGCAACCTCTGGAAGGAGGACGCGAGCTGCCTCCGGTGGCTGGACGCCCGGCGGCCCGGCTCCGTCGTGTACGTCAACTTCGGCAGCATCACGGTCATGacgccggcccagctcgccgagTTCGCGTGGGGTTTGGCGAGCTGCGGCCGGCCGTTCCTGTGGGTCATCCGGCCGGACCTCGTCACCGGCGAGAAGGCGGCTGAACTGCCGGAGGAGTTCTTCGCCGTGACCAAAGAGAGAGGGCTCTTCCTGAGCTGGTGCCCGCAGGAAGAGGTCCTGTCGCACCCGTCCACCGGGCTGTTCCTGACGCACTCCGGCTGGAACTCGACGCTCGAGAGCATATGCGCCGGCGTGCCGATGATCTGCTGGTCCTTCTTCGCCGAGCAGACGACGAACTGCCGATACGCCTGCGCCAAGTGGGACATTGGGCTGGAGATTGACAACAATGCCACaagggaggaggtggcgcgacTCATCAAGGATGCCATGGACGGCGAGAAAGGCAAAGACATGAACGCGAAAGCAACTATGTGGAAAGAGAAGGCCGTGGCGGCAACGGAGGAAGGCGGGACCTCCAAAGTCAACATTGACCGTTTGGTCGGGTTCCTGCTCGAAGGAAGTGTTTCTACAACTACAACTGCAAGCTGA